From the Oryzias latipes chromosome 22, ASM223467v1 genome, one window contains:
- the foxa2 gene encoding hepatocyte nuclear factor 3-beta, protein MMLGAVKMEGHEHTDWSTYYGEPECYTSVGNMNTGLGMNSMNTYMSMSGMSTTANMTANSMNMSYVNTGMSPSMTGMSPGTGAMNGMGAGMTAMSTALSPSMSPMTGQPGSMNALTSYTNMNAMSPIYGQSNINRSRDPKTYRRSYTHAKPPYSYISLITMAIQQSPSKMLTLAEIYQWIMDLFPFYRQNQQRWQNSIRHSLSFNDCFLKVPRSPDKPGKGSFWTLHPDSGNMFENGCYLRRQKRFKCEKKMSMKEPGRKGGDGGSANSSSDSCNGNESPHSNSSSGEHKRSLSDMKGSQALSPEHTAPSPVSQGQHLMSQHHSVLAHEAHLKPEHHYSFNHPFSINNLMSSEQQHHKMDLKTYEQVMHYSGYGSPMTGALSMGSMAGKAGLDSASIPDTSYYQGVYSRPIMNSS, encoded by the exons ATGATGCTTGGAGCAGTTAAAATGGAAGGACACGAACACACCGACTGGAGCACATACTATGGAGAGCCCGAG TGTTACACCTCTGTTGGAAACATGAACACCGGCCTGGGAATGAACTCTATGAACACCTACATGAGCATGTCCGGCATGAGCACCACCGCAAACATGACGGCCAACTCCATGAACATGTCATACGTCAACACGGGCATGAGCCCCTCCATGACCGGCATGTCACCAGGCACCGGAGCCATGAACGGGATGGGAGCAGGCATGACGGCTATGAGCACAGCCCTGAGCCCCAGCATGAGTCCTATGACCGGACAGCCTGGGTCTATGAACGCCCTGACATCCTACACCAACATGAACGCCATGAGCCCCATTTACGGACAGTCGAACATCAACAGGTCCCGAGATCCAAAGACGTACCGGCGGAGCTACACGCACGCCAAACCTCCGTACTCCTACATTTCTCTCATCACCATGGCCATCCAGCAGTCACCCAGTAAGATGCTGACGCTGGCCGAGATCTACCAGTGGATAATGGACCTCTTCCCCTTTTACCGACAAAACCAGCAGCGCTGGCAGAACTCAATCCGCCACTCTTTGTCATTCAACGACTGTTTCCTCAAAGTCCCCAGGTCGCCGGATAAACCCGGAAAGGGCTCCTTTTGGACTCTTCACCCGGACTCCGGCAACATGTTTGAGAACGGCTGCTACTTGAGGAGGCAAAAGCGCTTCAAATGCGAGAAGAAGATGTCCATGAAGGAGCCCGGCCGCAAGGGTGGAGACGGCGGCTCTGCCAACAGCAGCTCGGACAGCTGCAACGGCAACGAGTCCCCGCACTCTAACTCCTCCTCCGGCGAGCACAAAAGGTCCCTGTCGGACATGAAGGGGAGCCAGGCCCTGAGCCCGGAGCACACCGCGCCCTCCCCGGTGTCGCAGGGGCAGCACCTCATGTCTCAGCATCACTCGGTCCTGGCGCACGAAGCCCACCTCAAGCCGGAGCACCACTACTCCTTCAACCACCCCTTCTCTATTAATAATCTCATGTCATCGGAGCAACAGCACCATAAAATGGACCTTAAGACTTACGAGCAGGTGATGCACTACTCTGGATATGGCTCCCCCATGACCGGAGCGCTTTCCATGGGCTCCATGGCGGGTAAAGCCGGCCTGGATTCTGCATCTATACCCGACACATCCTACTACCAAGGGGTCTATTCCAGGCCAATCATGAACTCCTCGTAG